The Bos taurus isolate L1 Dominette 01449 registration number 42190680 breed Hereford chromosome 18, ARS-UCD2.0, whole genome shotgun sequence nucleotide sequence TCTGTGCCAGGGCTCCCGGGTCTCCAGCCAGCCTTCACCTCTTAGCCCCAGATCTACTTGGCTTCTCACCCTGGGTGTCCCTCACAGATTTCAGCCTGTCCAGACTTGACCTCAGCACCTTCCTCCCAGACTcgcttctctttctccctcaggCCGTTTCTCAGGGATGGGTGCCACCATCCACCCATTTACCCAAACAAGACCCGCAGTATTCCCTGTCCCCTTGCTATCACTGCCCCTCATTCTCTCTGTCCTTAGGTCTTTAATTAGAAATCCATTCTGCTCAGTACCACAGTCAGGAACCCAGACTTCCTACCTTTGTGTTACATCATCTTGGGCAGCTTGACTTTCTTCCTGTAACTGTTGCCTCATGTTCACAAGATGGCTGCCAGAGGTCCAGGCTTCATGGCTCTGCAAAGTGGGGGAAACGGATGGCAGCGCTGCAGTGATCTCTTTTATCAAGAAAGCAAAAGCAGACTTCGACTTGTCTGGCCAGAACTGTGTCCGGGGGCCACTTCTGACTATAAGGGAGGCTGGGGACCTGCTTTTCCAGGCCCTGGGATTGAGGCATTCAGGAAGAGGGGTCACCTTGGGCACTGGCGCATCCAGCTAGCAGGTGCCTCTCTCTTTCCAACCTTGCCGCCCCCCGCCACACTTTACACCCCAGCCCTTCTGGCCTCCCGGCCTTTGTTGCCGGCTCTCTGGAAACTTCCACCATCCCCACGTTTGCTCACCTGAGGCCTTGCTCCATGATGCCTCTCCATGGTGGAGTGGGTACACCTTCAGCTTCCATCACCCTGGCTCTGACCAACCTGGCACTTCTTCCATGGAGGCAGGCATGCCAGCGTGGCCTGGCCCAGAGCCGGCCTTCAGGAAGCATCTGCGGAATCACAGAGTCAGCAGACAGTCAGCATTTGGATACTTGTATGTCGTGGCCCAGCCTCAGTGAACCCGGGCCCCCGGGCCCCCCTCTACCCCCAGGGCCGCATATCCTTCTACATGACCAACTATGGCGAAGAGGGGACACACGTGGGGAGCGCAGCAGCCCTGGACGACACAGACCTGGTGTTTGGCCAGTACCGGGAGGCAGGTACGTCGGAGCTCAGCCAGGCCCTATGAAGTGGGGCCCTGGATTTGTGGTCTCCGTGGAGACAGGTCAGGCTCAGTCCCGCCTGCTCAGAAGGCGAGGTCTACATTAGTTACCAGTGTGCCCTTGTGTGAGCTGCATGATGCCAGGGAGCCTCGGGGTGCTTCACCTCCGAGAGGCCTGGCAATACTGTACTTAAGCGCCTGTGCCCCTAACCTGTCCATGCCCTGCTGGTGACCGGTGGTTAGATTTGGGGCAAGTCACTTccattctctgagcctcatttttctcatctagaAATTGAGATTACGATGGGGTGGCGACTCCTGCGTGGTGGGGCTGCCGGGAGCCTGTAGTGAGGGCAGGCGGGGCTGCGGGACCCCCGTCCACACGTGCAGGGCTCTGCCAGCCTCTATCCAGGTGCCAGGTCACTCACTCAGCAGAAGCAGATGAACGGTGTGTTCTAACCATTTCTAAGTGAACGGGGGAGAGGATGGAAGGATCACAGACTAGGAATGAAGAAGACGGACAAGCATTTAGAGACTGTGGGGAGAATGGAGCTGAAGTTGGGGGTTCCAGAGCAGTTGTTGGCATGGGGACCCAGCAGGGAACCCCATCTGCCCCTTCCTCTTAGGTGCTGCACGATCCTGGGCAGGTTCcttgcctcagcttcctcatctcacGTCCTCACCGTGTGGGATGGGTACCCCTCCCAAGACAGTTTCACTGGGCAGATGACACAAAGCCCTCAGCACAGGGCATACAGTGCAGAATAAGCCCTCAAAGTTGGAGGCGATGCTGTTTCCAGGGCCTCGCACCCTGAACAGCTCTTCAGGGAGGTGTGGCCTGGCCAGGGTGGCTGTCCAGAGCCTGGACCAGCTGGCGTGGCTGTCTCCTCTCAGACTGTCTCCTCTCTCATCTGCACcagactccccacccccacacactcCGGGAGGACAGACGCCCCATGGTAATGACTCTGGTTCAGCATCATTAGATTTCCCCAGGCAGTGGGCCACAAGCCAGGCCCTGGCAGGTTTGCCGAGTGCTTCCCGCTGTTTTTGCCGAGGGGTTCTCTCTGGGGAGGGCTCCAGGCAGGGCCTGGCATTGCGGGCGCCAGCTGGGCCTGCACACGGGGGCCGTTAGGGCCCTTACCACCTCTGCAGGAGTGAGCCGTCCTGCCTGGGTCCTGGAATGCCCTGCGTCCTGGCAGCTGCGGGGGGCACCTGCGTGGGGCGGGAGGAAAGGCCGACCCCGTTTGCCCATCCTGACTGGGCAGCTGCTCGCCTGGCTAAGTCGGTGTCTCCCGTTTCTGGAGTGGGGAGAACGAGGGCACTGAGGATGGTGGTGCTCCCGGGGCCTGTCTCCGTTCTCCTCACAGTGGAGTGGAGGCCCCTGCCAGCCTCACGCTGGAGGGGCTGCATGGGGCCCCTGCCAGCCCTGCCAGCCGAATGGTAAGAAGCCCGGGTCAGAGAGGTGTGTGCTTGTGGATTTTGATGATGAGTGGGTGTCTACCAGGGGTTTTACTGCTGAGAACTGGTTTGAATATTTCCTCCCTTAGTCCAGGAGTCATGAACATGGCCCATACATTTATTTGGTTcgtatgatttttttaagtaaatgaattAGAGGAACACTTAAAAATCGATAatttctcaaaatgaaaaaacaggcaAGCTGAATTTCTCCTTCTTTTGAAAAACGAAACCATGTGGCCTTCCTGAGCAGAGGCCAGTTGGTCCGAACAGCAGCCTCCCTACTGAGCCAGGCCTTTCTGCTCTGTGCACCGTCCCTGTGAGCATCCAAACGCGCCTTCCCTGCCCTACTCCGGCTCCCTCGCTGTACCGGCAGCGGGGCAGGGCCTGACGGTGGGCGGCTGCGGGCAAAGAGGTAGCCTTCAGGGGTTGGCCTCCCCCCATACCCACCAGGTAACCCTGCCTCCTCCCGCTGCAGGTGTGCTCATGTACCGGGACTACCCGTTGGAGCTGTTCATGGCCCAGTGCTACGGCAACGTGAGCGACCTGGGCAAGGGGCGCCAGATGCCCGTCCACTACGGCTGCAGGGAGCGCCACTTCGTCACCATCTCCTCTCCACTGGCCACGCAGATCCCCCAGGGTGAGAATGCGCACCCAGGCCCGGCACACGCAGACTGACGATGTTTCCTCCTCGGGCCCTCACCTCTCCACTGGGGCCTCCTGTTGGGCGCAAGGACTGAGCGCTGGTCTGGGCTCTAGACTTACAAGATCTCTCTTTCTGAGACCCTCGTGGGAGGGCTCTAGTGGCGCTCGGCAGGCACAGTCACTCTGTGTTTCCCGTGCTTATGCTCACCTCATGTCTGTTCAGTGGCACAGCCAGCCATGTAGAACTGAGTGTATGCCAGGTTCCTCGCGAAAGGTCACTGGCAGGTCGCAACAAGAGTTGGCTCTCATGTTGTGGACCAggtggctccagagcccaggttCTCTACCCCAACCCTGGTCTTCCTCTGTCCTCGGAGTCTGACTCCCCCGAAGGTGACTCTGGAAGCTCACAATGCTTAGCGCAGCTGGTGTGACTCCTGTTAAAGATGACCACTTGTGAAGCAGACTCGCTTGGGGCCAGGCCTGCGGCCACAGAGTGCAAAGACAAGGTCAGTCTGCTCCAGGGCAGACGCTTGAGCTGATGTGTGCAGGGTTTAGCAGAGTCCCAGGCACGTTCACCCCTAGTGAGTTTTAGATATCTGAGAACAAGAGCAGTTTATGTGTGAGGTGGGAGGTGGACAGGGCAGCCTTCTGGGTGGAGGTAGCATTTTCATTGATCTCCATCCTGTAGAACTTCCATAAGGTAGGATCAGGCCCTCACCTTCTGTTTGGGTGAGCGGTTTAGTTAGTCACTTGGATATGTCCGGAGTCCATGCGCTGTGCTGGGCACCTTCTAGGTGCAATGAGCAGAGGCAGTGAGCTGAGGCCTCTGGGTGCTGACCCTGGTCGGGGAGATGGACGGCATCCGGTGCAGATAACACGTGGAGTATGTCAGGGGTCATAAGGCCTACAGGGAAAACGGCCCGGGTGTGATACCGGCTCTTGACTTTTGAGCACACTTGGACCCACAGAGGACCCCCgctgggggaggaagaggagagagtcTCCTGTCGGTCTGGCTCAGGGTTTAACCGGAGGGTAacagggtgggtgggaggagcaggggtgggggaggctgcTCAGGCACGCAGGGGAGAGGTGGGGCTGGGACCACCAGGGCGAGCTGAAGAAGAGGTCAAATATTAACTCCCATTTTGGAAGTGGAGCGGGTGTGGGAATGACCGGACTCAAAGATGCTGAAGGTTTTGGCCTGAGTGGTTGGAAGGATGGAGCTGCCGTCAGCTGAGGGGAGAGGACCAGGTGGGGAGCTTCTCGAGGGCTCAGGTGTTTTCTTCCCCTCAGAGCCTGGCGACCGCCAGCCTGAGCCCCAGAGGCCTGGGTTGGGGAACAGGGGTATGAGCGCAGGTGAGACGTGCATGTGTCTGCTTCTACAGCGGTCGGGGCGGCCTACGCGGCCAAGAGGGCCAACGCTAACAGGGTGGTCATCTGTTACTTTGGAGAGGGGGCGGCCAGTGAGGGGGACGCCCACGCCGGCTTCAACTTCGCCGCCACCCTCGAGTGCCCCATCATCTTCTTCTGTCGGAACAACGGCTACGCCATCTCCACGCCCACCTCGGAGCAGTACCGCGGGGACGGCATAGGTGAGGGCCCtccgctcccctcccctcccctcccctcccctcccggcTCAGGTCTCGActgagccctggggcctggccgGCCTCTCTGTCCCCACAGCGGCTCGAGGCCCCGGGTACGGCATCCTGTCCATCCGCGTGGACGGCAATGATGTGTTTGCCGTGTACAACGCCACCAAGGAGGCCCGGCGGCGGGCCGTGGCGGAGAACCAGCCCTTCCTCATTGAGGCCATGACCTACAGGTACCTGCTGGCTGCCCCCCATCATCCCCCAACCGTGACAGCCTGTCCCCAGCTTCTCCCCCACGTTGGTCACTGTCTCCACAGCACAACCCCATTGGCCCCGTACCCTCTGGCCTCCGTTCCATTCCCATCCTCTGTTCCTGTCTAGCCTTGCCCTCCTGATCCTTGCCTGTAGGGCCGCGGCCTGAcccaggcctcccctccccctgtaGGATCGGGCACCACAGCACCAGTGACGACAGCTCGGCGTACCGCTCAGTGGACGAGGTCAACTACTGGGACAAGCAGGACCACCCCATCTCCCGGCTGCGGCATCACCTGCAGAGCCGCGGCTGGTGGGACGACGAGCAGGAGAAGGCCTGGAGGAAGCAGTCCCGCAAGAAGGTGAGGCAGGGCTTCCCCGCCCCAGTGGGAACCCACCCCAGGGGCCATGATGCTTCATAAGGACGGCTGCAAGAAGGGAGAGGCCGGGGGGTTGTTCgttgtcgtttagtcgctcaTCGCAACCgcctctcttgtgaccccatggactgtagcccaccaggctcctctgtccatgggatttctctcaCAGGAATACTGGcgtattccttctccaggggatcttcccaatccagggattgaacccacatgtcctgtaCTGGCAGGAcgattcttttccattgagccaccggggaagcccagctGTGGGGCGTAGTGGGGAGTGCCATTGAATGGAGTCTTGGGGATAGCCCTGATGTCACGATGCCCAGACACGTGCACCTTGGCCATGTCCCAGCAGATGTCTGGCCCCAGCTCTTTCATCTCTGAAGAGGGATACTGGGTACCTGCCTCAGAAGTTTGTCTGAGGCCTTGCACTTACTCCAAATGCAGTGTAAGTGCCCACCACAGTCGGTGCACTGCCCTCCTCAGCCCTGGTCGTCGAATGCCAGGGACATTGCAGCCCAGTGGGCAGGGTGGACTCTGGTGTTGGGCAGCACGCGCTTCCTGACTCTGACATCATGGACACGTCCTTCTCTTTGCCTCACTTTCCTCTCCCGAGTTGCCTGCTTCTTAAGGCTGCTAAGAGACCAAAATGATTCTGTACTCTTGGTACAGTGCCTGGTTCCACTAAGGATGGAGAAGCTGGGATTGGTGATGTTAGCTGTCACCACTGTTAGGATGATTATTTCCGTCACCTGCATGGGAACTTGAGGCTCAGGGGTCTTAACCCCTTGCCGAGGTCCCACAGGAGGAGGTAGGTTCCTGGGTAAGGGATGGGCTGCCTGCCCACCACCCCTTGTCTCCCAGGTAATGGAGGCCTTTGAGCAGGCTGAGCGGAAGCTGAAGCCCAACCCCAGCTTGATCTTCTCGGACGTGTATCAGGAGATGCCTGCCCAGCTCCGCAAGCAGCAGGAGTCTCTGGCACGTCACCTCCAGACCTATGGTGAACACTACCCGCTGGACCACTTCGAGAAGTGAGGCCCCATAGCCCTTGGGGTAGTGCCTCAACTACCCCAAGAGGCAGCCCCAGTGTGAGGGGCAGATGGGACTGGCAGGGTGCCAGCTTCCTCAGACAGCTGCCTCCAACACACTCAGGAGCCAGGCAGTACTTGAGGCGGCTCCTGTTCCGCTAGGCTGTTACACTGGTCAGCCCCTTCTCCACCCTGAGTTACACGGTCTTCTCCCAGGGGCTGGGCGAGGGCACCTCTGGGACTAGACACCCCTGAGGGCTGGGGCTAGACGTGGTGGGTCAGTCTGTGGAACTTGACTCAGAATTAGAGGTCAGCACGTAGTGAATAAACTATGTCTCTGTGTTTGGCTCCCTGCCACCTCTGGTTTCTGTTTCCTGAAGTGGGGACATGGGAAGCAAGGCCAGCATGGCTGGCTTGGGACTCCCCTAGCTCCTCCATTGAAGATGAGTAAAGCC carries:
- the BCKDHA gene encoding 2-oxoisovalerate dehydrogenase subunit alpha, mitochondrial precursor (The RefSeq protein aligns at 99% coverage compared to this genomic sequence), translated to MQGSAKMAMAVAVAVARVWRPSRGLGRTGLPLLRLLGARGLARFHPHRWQQQQHFSSLDDKPQFPGASAEFIDKLEFIQPNVISGIPIYRVMDRQGQIINPSEDPHLPQEKVLKFYKSMTLLNTMDRILYESQRQGRISFYMTNYGEEGTHVGSAAALDDTDLVFGQYREAGVLMYRDYPLELFMAQCYGNVSDLGKGRQMPVHYGCRERHFVTISSPLATQIPQAVGAAYAAKRANANRVVICYFGEGAASEGDAHAGFNFAATLECPIIFFCRNNGYAISTPTSEQYRGDGIAARGPGYGILSIRVDGNDVFAVYNATKEARRRAVAENQPFLIEAMTYRIGHHSTSDDSSAYRSVDEVNYWDKQDHPISRLRHHLQSRGWWDDEQEKAWRKQSRKKVMEAFEQAERKLKPNPSLIFSDVYQEMPAQLRKQQESLARHLQTYGEHYPLDHFEK